One window of Paenibacillus albicereus genomic DNA carries:
- a CDS encoding discoidin domain-containing protein: MNRSPWMRRCAAVLATAVLAVQLVAAAPQASAAPTIYEAESAVRAGGASVASDHAGYTGTGFVGGYTDANKGNASTTFSVSAASAGSYSAALRYANGTGSSQTLSLYVNGSKLKQLSLPATANWDSWAAASETVTLNAGSNTLQYKFDASDSGNVNVDHLALEASLGANLALGKTATASSSVGGFPASAATDGNVSTYYEGAAGTYPNTLTVDLGSAQSITSVKVKLPSGWGSRSQTLAVLGSANNTSYSTLKASASYTFDPATGNEAAISFSASSARYVRLSFTANSGATGGQAAELEVYGQGGATPTPTPTATPTATPTPTPTATPTPTPAPSGSFGATMPYDTYQAESLTYNGTVIGPSRTFGDPASEASGRRAVRLTGAGQYVQLTLAKAAQGVTVRYSIPDNAAGTGIDAGISLYVNGTLKQQVPLTSKYSWIYGSYNTEGGEIRWSNNPNAQPTTPHHMYDEVGFKLDQSYPAGTVIKLQRDSGNLNFAQTSYVTVDLVETEAVPAAISKPANYASVTDYGATANGGSDDTAAFNSAIQAVKNSGGTLKGVWIPSGAFTIGSGTKGAGYNGTGTRLYLDSGVSMRGAGIWHSEINGAYAGLYLRGGNVTISDFKIAPDDRIRDDYNGVTAVEGNGTNSTITNLWITHAKVGLWLTNQTSGATFSNSRIRHVWADGVNLHYGTSNTTVTNNSVRTSGDDGLAMWSDTYLNTNNTFSFNTVQIPTLANNIAIYGGKDNKVLNNLLEDTVVNGSGISFGTNFNPPSMTGTLTVQNNRLARAGSLHKDYGYGIGAIWAYWLNNNGKAQNLSVSVAGNTIEDSTYAGVFIEEPAPGIAVTYSSNTITNAGTHGFYMRGSATGSSTFTNNTVNGAPSGKFVNDSPSFTASGSGNNW, encoded by the coding sequence ATGAATCGATCCCCATGGATGCGGCGATGCGCCGCTGTCCTCGCCACCGCCGTCCTGGCGGTGCAGCTCGTGGCGGCAGCGCCGCAAGCGTCCGCCGCTCCGACGATCTACGAGGCGGAGTCCGCCGTCCGGGCCGGCGGCGCGTCCGTCGCCAGCGACCATGCCGGATACACCGGCACCGGCTTTGTCGGCGGCTATACGGACGCGAACAAAGGCAATGCCTCCACCACCTTCAGCGTGAGCGCCGCCTCCGCCGGCAGCTACTCCGCCGCGCTCCGGTACGCCAACGGCACGGGCTCGTCCCAGACGCTCAGCCTGTATGTCAACGGCTCCAAGCTGAAGCAGCTGTCGCTGCCCGCCACGGCGAACTGGGACAGCTGGGCCGCCGCCAGCGAGACGGTGACGCTGAATGCAGGCTCCAACACGCTCCAGTACAAGTTCGACGCGTCGGACAGCGGCAACGTGAACGTCGACCATCTGGCGCTGGAAGCGTCGCTCGGCGCCAACCTGGCGCTGGGCAAAACCGCCACGGCGAGCAGCAGCGTCGGCGGCTTCCCGGCCTCCGCAGCGACGGACGGCAACGTCTCCACCTACTATGAAGGCGCGGCCGGGACCTACCCGAACACGCTGACCGTCGACCTGGGCAGCGCCCAGAGCATCACCAGCGTGAAGGTCAAGCTGCCGTCCGGCTGGGGCAGCCGCTCGCAGACGCTGGCCGTGCTCGGCAGCGCGAACAATACGTCCTACTCGACGCTGAAGGCGTCGGCCAGCTACACGTTCGATCCGGCGACGGGCAACGAGGCGGCGATCTCCTTTTCCGCCTCCAGTGCCCGTTATGTGCGGCTGAGCTTCACGGCCAACAGCGGCGCGACGGGCGGACAGGCCGCCGAGCTCGAGGTCTACGGACAGGGCGGCGCAACGCCGACGCCGACTCCTACTGCGACGCCGACGGCCACGCCAACCCCGACGCCGACGGCCACCCCGACCCCGACCCCGGCGCCGTCCGGCTCCTTCGGCGCGACGATGCCGTACGACACGTACCAGGCGGAAAGCCTGACCTACAACGGAACGGTCATCGGTCCGTCCCGCACGTTCGGCGATCCCGCCTCGGAAGCGTCCGGCCGCAGGGCGGTCCGGCTGACCGGCGCGGGCCAGTACGTGCAGCTGACGCTGGCCAAGGCGGCGCAGGGCGTGACGGTGCGCTACTCGATTCCGGACAACGCCGCCGGCACCGGCATCGACGCGGGCATCAGCCTGTACGTGAACGGCACGCTCAAGCAGCAGGTGCCGCTGACGTCCAAGTACAGCTGGATCTACGGCTCCTACAATACCGAGGGCGGCGAGATCCGCTGGTCCAACAATCCGAACGCCCAGCCGACGACGCCGCATCATATGTACGACGAGGTCGGCTTCAAGCTCGACCAATCCTACCCGGCCGGCACCGTCATCAAGCTGCAGCGCGATTCCGGCAACCTGAATTTCGCCCAGACGTCCTACGTCACGGTCGACCTCGTGGAGACGGAGGCGGTTCCTGCCGCCATTTCCAAGCCGGCGAACTACGCCTCCGTGACGGACTACGGCGCGACGGCGAACGGGGGAAGCGACGATACGGCCGCGTTCAACAGCGCGATCCAGGCGGTCAAGAACTCCGGGGGCACGCTCAAGGGCGTCTGGATTCCGTCCGGCGCGTTCACGATCGGCAGCGGCACGAAGGGCGCCGGCTACAACGGCACCGGCACCCGCCTGTATCTCGACAGCGGCGTCTCCATGCGCGGCGCGGGCATCTGGCATTCCGAGATCAACGGGGCGTATGCCGGACTGTACCTGCGCGGCGGCAACGTGACGATCTCCGACTTCAAGATCGCGCCGGACGACCGCATCCGCGACGACTACAACGGCGTGACCGCCGTAGAAGGCAACGGCACGAACTCTACGATCACGAACTTGTGGATCACGCATGCCAAGGTCGGACTCTGGCTGACGAACCAGACCAGCGGGGCGACGTTCTCGAACTCCCGCATCCGCCACGTCTGGGCGGACGGCGTCAACCTCCACTACGGCACGTCGAACACGACCGTCACGAACAACTCGGTCCGCACGAGCGGCGACGACGGGCTGGCGATGTGGTCGGACACGTATCTGAACACGAACAATACGTTCAGCTTCAACACGGTCCAGATTCCGACGCTCGCCAACAACATCGCCATCTATGGCGGCAAGGACAACAAAGTGCTGAACAACCTGCTCGAGGACACGGTCGTCAACGGCTCCGGCATCAGCTTCGGCACGAACTTCAACCCGCCGTCCATGACGGGCACGCTGACCGTGCAGAACAACCGCCTCGCGCGCGCCGGCTCGCTCCACAAGGACTACGGATACGGCATCGGCGCGATCTGGGCGTACTGGCTGAACAACAACGGCAAGGCGCAGAACCTGAGCGTATCCGTAGCCGGCAACACGATCGAGGACAGCACGTACGCCGGCGTCTTCATCGAAGAACCGGCACCGGGCATCGCGGTGACGTACAGCTCCAACACGATCACGAACGCCGGCACGCACGGCTTCTACATGCGCGGCTCCGCGACGGGCAGCTCGACCTTTACGAACAATACCGTAAACGGCGCCCCGTCCGGCAAGTTCGTGAACGACTCGCCGAGCTTCACGGCGAGCGGCTCCGGCAACAACTGGTAG